Below is a window of Triticum urartu cultivar G1812 unplaced genomic scaffold, Tu2.1 TuUngrouped_contig_5061, whole genome shotgun sequence DNA.
AGCTTGGCAAGGGCCTGCATTCATACATAGAATAATTTATGAGTCCCCAAGATATGACAGCTAAGGAATTGCCAAAAAGAAATGTACAAGATTTTACAAGAAGGTACCTTGGTTCCATAATTAACAGCATCTTCAAGTTTACCCTTGTCAAGAGCTGTTTTAGAGGATTCTAGAAGTTGCCTTCCATCTGCAGATGAGCACGCAACTTGCTGCATTTTTGAAAAAACACGTCAGTTATGTTTATGTGCCACTCATTATATCTACCAAGTTCTCAAAACACTGATAGTCATATGTGATGAACAAGCCATGACAGCACAATGTGATTTTTGTATGATAAAAACAATTGACTGAGAAAAATACTTTTACCTTATGTACGGGCACAAGGCTAATAATGTCCTGTTTGCAAAACGGGAAAGCAGAATCCATGACAAAATCTCGCGGTGCCAATTCAATGCCCACCTAAAAGCAACCTTTAATCTCAATAAAATGGACCGGGTGTGAGAAATGTTAAAAATATTAAACATGTTTACCTTATGGCATAGTCCTCTCAATATAGCGTATTTCCTCACATCATCATAATGTTGCCCTGTGAGCTCATACTGGTATCGCTTCTTCAAGAAGGCAACAAGCCATCTCCACACCAGGGGATGCACAGCAGGAGAACTTCCAGAAAATTCAGATTCAGGAACACCAAGAAGTAAGTTCAGCACTGCAGCTATTGTTAATGCTAATTGTCTCATGTCCGAAGTAGCTGCAATAACAGATTGGACAATATGCTTGAATGCTCTCACTATCATTTCATGCACACAAAGGGACTGTACGTGTGAGAGCTTCTCTGAAAGTTTGACCTACATAGGTTATTCTTAGATTAGCACATATCAAGCACTAAAGAAGAACCGGCATCCATCATGTTCAAATGAAAAAGTTGTTACAAACTTACAACTCGTCCTAGGGAGCGCATCTGCAGGCCCCTGGTATGCATGAAATCTGTCAATGTCCTACCATCAACAGGTGAAAGTTCCAAAGAACCAAAATCGGCAACCTAAATAATTTCTTGGTTAGCTATTATGCCTCTTGACTAAAAAGGATAAGCATGTGGGAACTTATTCATGTTTTACATAATGATGCATACCAGCTTAGGAAGCGCAACTTCATCATAGAACTTCAGAGCCATCTCAATCAACTCAGATGGTGACTGTGGAGCACAAGATATTAGTCTATGAACTTTATTCACTATTAGTAGCTACGGATGGCCGCTTGGTAAGCAAGCGTGCTAAAATAATACCCAGTATGTTTCATACACTTGGATTTTATTTGTAGAATTCAGAAGTGGATCCGACAAAATCAGAAAAGGTGAAAAAACTTGCATATTGATGTTGTTTGAAACTACTACACGCTGGTGTAAAAAACACTCGGCCACAGGCTAGCACCAGTGAAATTTTAATTTAGAAGAACAAGCGCCCTCACCCTGCCGAAGCAAGGCTTCGAACATGTGTAGGTTGGTTAAC
It encodes the following:
- the LOC125528719 gene encoding protein REDUCED CHLOROPLAST COVERAGE 1-like; this encodes MALKFYDEVALPKLVADFGSLELSPVDGRTLTDFMHTRGLQMRSLGRVVKLSEKLSHVQSLCVHEMIVRAFKHIVQSVIAATSDMRQLALTIAAVLNLLLGVPESEFSGSSPAVHPLVWRWLVAFLKKRYQYELTGQHYDDVRKYAILRGLCHKVGIELAPRDFVMDSAFPFCKQDIISLVPVHKQVACSSADGRQLLESSKTALDKGKLEDAVNYGTKALAKLIMVCGPYHRMTAGAYSLLAVVLYHTGDFNQATIYQQKALDINERELGLDHPDTMKSYGDLAVFYYRLQHTELALKYVKRALYLLHLTCGPSHPNTAATYINVAMMEEGLGNVHVALRYLHKALKCNQRLLGPDHIQFQETCLDDESNY